A single genomic interval of Candidatus Hydrogenedentota bacterium harbors:
- a CDS encoding UDP-glucose/GDP-mannose dehydrogenase family protein, translating to MRIAVIGTGHVGLVVGTGLADTGHNVTCVDIDEEKIAGLKNGKTPFYEPGLEELITRNVEEERLHFTADLEATIPNVLLAFICIATPGLPDGSADTSNVFEAVERVARAMNGYCIIVLKSTCPVGTTELIKERLSSITKHPFDVVVNPEFLRQGSAVDDFMRPDRIVVGCEDVRVQEIMKELYAPFLRTGKPLLNMSIRSAEMVKYAVNGMLAARISFMNELAAISAAYGADISEVREGLSSDSRIGASYLFPGLGFGGSCLPKDVVACSRLAQAKGITSHMLDAITRVNDEQQMRFIHAIRDFYGADISQKRIAVWGASFKPRTDDLRSGPALRVIDALLEAKATVVVYDPVAETGLRAMYGSRIEIAPKNYAALENANGLVIVTEWNEFRRPDYDRMASLMKDKVIFDGRNLYTPKTLRDLGFTYFSIGRASS from the coding sequence ATGCGAATAGCAGTGATTGGTACCGGCCACGTAGGTTTGGTTGTCGGAACAGGTCTTGCTGACACCGGACACAACGTAACGTGCGTCGATATCGACGAGGAGAAGATTGCGGGCCTGAAGAACGGAAAGACTCCGTTCTACGAACCCGGACTGGAAGAATTGATCACGCGGAATGTGGAAGAGGAACGCCTTCATTTTACAGCCGATCTGGAGGCGACAATTCCGAACGTGCTTCTCGCATTCATCTGTATTGCGACACCAGGTCTGCCTGACGGCAGCGCGGATACATCGAACGTGTTCGAGGCCGTTGAACGGGTAGCGCGGGCCATGAACGGGTATTGCATCATCGTGCTGAAAAGCACGTGTCCGGTAGGTACAACGGAACTGATCAAAGAACGGCTTTCCTCCATCACCAAGCACCCGTTCGATGTTGTGGTCAACCCGGAGTTTCTGCGACAAGGTTCCGCCGTAGACGATTTCATGCGACCGGATCGAATCGTGGTCGGATGCGAAGACGTGCGCGTGCAGGAAATCATGAAGGAGTTGTATGCGCCATTCCTTAGAACGGGCAAGCCTCTGCTCAACATGAGCATCCGCAGCGCGGAGATGGTGAAGTATGCAGTAAACGGCATGCTGGCGGCGCGCATATCGTTCATGAACGAATTGGCCGCCATTAGCGCGGCATACGGCGCTGACATCAGCGAAGTCCGCGAGGGACTCAGTTCAGATAGCCGTATCGGCGCTTCGTATCTGTTTCCAGGATTGGGCTTTGGAGGCTCTTGCCTGCCCAAAGACGTGGTAGCGTGTTCGCGGCTTGCTCAGGCCAAAGGCATTACAAGCCACATGCTCGATGCCATCACGAGAGTGAACGATGAGCAGCAGATGCGATTTATCCACGCGATCAGGGACTTCTATGGCGCGGACATTTCGCAGAAGCGAATTGCCGTTTGGGGGGCAAGTTTCAAGCCTCGAACAGACGACCTTCGCAGCGGTCCTGCCTTGCGCGTGATCGATGCGCTGCTGGAAGCCAAAGCGACGGTTGTCGTCTATGACCCCGTGGCAGAGACCGGGTTGCGCGCCATGTACGGTTCACGAATAGAGATCGCGCCCAAGAACTATGCCGCTCTGGAGAACGCCAACGGACTTGTCATCGTGACGGAATGGAACGAATTCCGGCGCCCCGACTATGACCGGATGGCATCTCTGATGAAGGATAAAGTGATCTTCGATGGAAGAAACCTGTACACGCCCAAGACCTTGCGTGACCTTGGTTTTACTTATTTCAGCATTGGAAGGGCATCTTCGTGA